The following are encoded in a window of Providencia rettgeri genomic DNA:
- a CDS encoding YfiM family lipoprotein produces MNPNTIKIFIISSLMLLTTGCSGFHWSNDNWKGKDKAQHFAFSAAMAVAGNAYADRQNMSHRSAAQFGMLFSISLGAAKELYDSRPEGTGWSWHDFAYDIAGSVAGYSLYQSLK; encoded by the coding sequence ATGAACCCAAATACAATCAAAATATTCATTATTAGCTCACTGATGTTATTAACTACTGGGTGTAGTGGCTTTCATTGGTCAAATGACAACTGGAAAGGGAAAGACAAAGCACAACACTTTGCATTCTCCGCCGCAATGGCTGTAGCAGGCAATGCCTATGCAGATAGACAAAATATGTCACATCGCAGTGCGGCACAATTTGGTATGTTATTTTCCATTTCTCTTGGTGCGGCGAAAGAACTTTATGATAGCCGACCAGAAGGAACAGGCTGGAGCTGGCACGACTTTGCATATGACATTGCAGGATCAGTTGCAGGGTATAGCTTATATCAATCCCTTAAGTAA
- the pssA gene encoding CDP-diacylglycerol--serine O-phosphatidyltransferase — protein MLSKLKQAKHQQYLVGLPKLSQDVADVKTLYKTEDFRDELLKQISLAQNTIYITALYLEKDDAGKDILHALYAAKQANTSLDIKILVDWHRAQRGRIGAAANSTNADWYYDVSQQYPDVEIPIYGIPVNTREALGVLHLKGFLFDDTLLYSGASINDVYLQRHEKYRYDRYHLIKNSQLTASMRKFIDDSLLPADAINRLNTETRPKTAEFKHLIKQFRLGLRGSSYRFEGNASNDELSVTPFVGLGKKNDLNRVITHLMGSTSDKLTICTPYFNLPAVLVRIISRLLREGKHVEIIIGDKTANDFYIPPEEPFKIIGALPYLYEINLRRFVSRLQRYIDSEQLTVRLWKDGDNTYHLKGMWVDNQWQLITGNNLNPRAWGLDLENAVLIHDPKQELHEQRHHELECIRTHTKIVRHYRELDSIQTYPVKVKKLIRRLRRIRVDRLISRIL, from the coding sequence CGCTCAAAATACTATCTACATAACGGCGTTGTATTTAGAGAAAGATGATGCAGGTAAAGACATTCTTCATGCGCTGTATGCTGCAAAACAAGCTAATACATCATTAGATATCAAAATTCTCGTCGATTGGCATCGAGCTCAACGAGGGCGCATTGGTGCAGCGGCTAATTCCACCAATGCAGATTGGTATTACGATGTCTCACAGCAGTATCCTGATGTCGAAATTCCAATTTACGGTATCCCAGTCAATACACGGGAAGCTTTAGGTGTGTTACATCTAAAAGGTTTTCTTTTTGATGATACACTGCTATATAGCGGTGCGAGTATTAATGATGTGTATTTACAACGACATGAAAAATATCGTTATGACCGATATCACCTTATCAAAAATAGCCAGCTAACCGCATCAATGCGAAAATTTATTGATGATTCCTTATTACCGGCTGATGCGATTAATCGTCTAAATACCGAGACACGCCCTAAAACAGCTGAATTTAAGCATCTTATAAAGCAATTCCGCTTAGGGCTACGCGGTTCTTCTTACCGTTTTGAGGGTAATGCTTCTAATGATGAATTATCCGTCACGCCTTTTGTCGGCTTGGGTAAGAAAAACGATCTCAATCGTGTGATCACCCATTTAATGGGCTCAACCAGTGATAAGCTGACTATTTGTACACCATACTTTAACCTTCCGGCGGTGCTAGTACGGATTATTAGTCGACTACTGCGTGAGGGTAAACATGTAGAAATCATTATTGGTGATAAAACCGCTAACGATTTCTATATTCCACCTGAAGAGCCTTTTAAAATTATCGGCGCGCTTCCTTACTTGTATGAAATCAACTTGCGTCGCTTTGTCAGTCGCTTACAACGCTATATTGATAGCGAACAACTGACGGTAAGGCTATGGAAAGATGGTGACAATACCTACCACTTAAAAGGCATGTGGGTCGATAATCAATGGCAATTAATCACGGGTAATAACTTAAACCCTCGTGCTTGGGGCTTAGATTTGGAAAACGCGGTACTCATTCACGATCCTAAGCAAGAGCTTCACGAACAGCGCCATCATGAATTAGAATGTATCCGCACTCACACAAAAATTGTTCGCCATTACAGGGAATTAGACAGCATTCAAACTTACCCTGTTAAAGTCAAAAAATTAATTCGTAGGCTGCGACGTATACGTGTTGATCGACTCATTAGTCGGATCTTATAA
- the gmhB gene encoding D-glycero-beta-D-manno-heptose 1,7-bisphosphate 7-phosphatase, which translates to MSKGIPAVFLDRDGTINIDHGYVHKIDDFEFIEGAIEAMLELKKMGYALVVVTNQSGIGRGIYTEDQFMQLTEWMDWSLADRGVDLDGIYFCPHYAESDVEEYRQDCNCRKPNPGMLLDAQSFLNIDMAASIMVGDKLADILAGKAAKVGTTVLVKSGEPVSEEAMNSADFVINSIAELPETLKRIKK; encoded by the coding sequence GTGAGTAAAGGGATACCAGCAGTCTTTTTAGACAGAGATGGCACAATTAATATCGATCATGGTTACGTGCATAAAATAGATGATTTTGAATTTATTGAAGGCGCTATTGAAGCCATGCTGGAATTAAAGAAAATGGGTTATGCGTTAGTGGTTGTTACAAACCAATCGGGCATTGGTCGTGGCATTTATACTGAAGACCAATTTATGCAATTAACAGAATGGATGGACTGGTCACTTGCCGACCGTGGTGTTGATCTTGATGGTATCTATTTTTGCCCACATTACGCAGAGTCGGATGTTGAAGAATATCGTCAAGACTGCAATTGCCGTAAACCGAACCCGGGTATGCTATTAGATGCACAATCGTTCTTAAATATAGATATGGCTGCTTCTATAATGGTAGGTGATAAACTTGCAGACATTTTAGCGGGTAAAGCCGCGAAAGTCGGAACGACAGTCCTCGTTAAAAGTGGCGAACCTGTGTCAGAAGAAGCAATGAATAGTGCCGATTTTGTGATTAATAGCATAGCAGAACTACCAGAAACGCTAAAAAGAATCAAAAAATAG
- a CDS encoding antibiotic biosynthesis monooxygenase, protein MIAVIFEAIPIPKQKERYFQLATELRSELMNIEGFISVERFQSITTEGKILSLSWWENEDAVMKWKRHFMHQNAQNEGKRSVFSYYRIRVAQTIKDYAFNKEDNHNL, encoded by the coding sequence ATGATTGCCGTGATCTTCGAAGCGATTCCAATTCCTAAGCAAAAAGAGCGTTATTTTCAACTTGCCACAGAACTGAGATCTGAGTTAATGAACATTGAGGGGTTTATTTCAGTTGAACGTTTTCAGAGTATAACAACTGAAGGGAAAATATTATCCCTTTCTTGGTGGGAAAATGAGGACGCTGTTATGAAATGGAAACGCCATTTTATGCACCAAAATGCACAAAATGAGGGAAAAAGGTCAGTTTTCTCTTATTACCGTATCCGAGTTGCGCAGACCATAAAAGATTATGCCTTTAATAAGGAAGATAATCATAACCTATAA
- a CDS encoding ArsR/SmtB family transcription factor: protein MKTNKINLPIDENAHLEQSISKVASAIADPSRVSILCALMDGRAWTATELSAAANIAPSTTSAHLTKLLNSHLVSCLSQGRHRYYRLAGSDIAQLLETLMGVSMKREYQAPISTPIHLRKARTCYDHLAGEIAVQIYEFMDTNGWFTSKENTLSVIGIAQFQSLGINITAPTKRKMACACLDWSERRMHLGGSAGAALLHTFEQNEWIMKTVGYREVIFTTRGKEALQRIFGIKVI from the coding sequence ATGAAAACCAATAAAATTAACCTTCCCATTGACGAAAATGCACATTTAGAACAGTCTATTTCAAAGGTTGCCTCTGCAATTGCTGATCCTTCGAGGGTCAGTATCCTTTGTGCACTAATGGACGGTAGGGCTTGGACTGCCACAGAATTGAGCGCCGCAGCAAATATAGCACCTTCAACAACCAGTGCCCACTTAACGAAACTTTTAAATAGCCATTTAGTAAGTTGTTTATCTCAAGGTCGGCACCGTTATTACCGACTTGCTGGCTCAGATATTGCACAATTATTGGAAACATTGATGGGCGTGTCCATGAAGCGGGAATATCAAGCGCCGATCTCTACCCCTATTCATTTAAGAAAAGCACGCACCTGCTACGATCACTTAGCTGGGGAAATTGCAGTTCAGATTTATGAGTTTATGGATACAAATGGTTGGTTTACATCTAAAGAAAATACATTATCCGTTATCGGTATTGCGCAATTCCAAAGCTTAGGTATTAACATTACAGCACCAACTAAACGAAAAATGGCCTGTGCTTGTTTAGATTGGAGTGAAAGACGCATGCACTTAGGGGGCAGCGCTGGTGCTGCCTTATTACACACTTTTGAGCAAAACGAATGGATCATGAAAACAGTAGGCTATCGAGAGGTTATTTTTACCACTCGTGGAAAAGAAGCACTACAGCGAATTTTTGGTATTAAGGTCATATAA